The following are from one region of the Haloactinomyces albus genome:
- a CDS encoding ABC transporter ATP-binding protein, with protein MQARDLCLSYGEQVVIDGLDIDVIDNTITGVIGPNGCGKSTLLRALGRLMQPKRGGVLLDGKQIHKMPTKEVARTLGLLPQSPAAPEGLCVADLVARGRHPHQSWYRQWSSRDESAVAEALAMTGIGELAERAIDELSGGQRQRAWLSMALAQSTDLLLLDEPTTYLDLSHQVDVLDLIGRLHDDSGRTVVMVLHDLNLAARYVDRLVAMKDGVIVAEGRPHEVLTEELLADVFELRARVIEDPVMGTPMVVPVGGRRTSAAVTDGAVTPRPGT; from the coding sequence CTGCAAGCCCGGGACCTGTGCCTGTCCTACGGCGAGCAGGTGGTCATCGACGGCCTGGACATCGATGTCATCGACAACACCATCACCGGCGTGATCGGGCCGAACGGGTGCGGCAAGTCGACTCTCCTCCGTGCGTTGGGGCGTCTGATGCAGCCGAAGCGAGGGGGTGTGCTGCTCGATGGCAAGCAGATCCACAAGATGCCGACCAAGGAGGTCGCCAGGACACTCGGGCTGCTGCCGCAGTCGCCCGCGGCACCGGAAGGGCTGTGCGTCGCCGACCTCGTGGCACGCGGGCGGCACCCGCACCAGTCCTGGTACCGGCAGTGGTCCTCGCGCGACGAGTCGGCGGTGGCCGAGGCACTGGCCATGACGGGTATCGGTGAGCTGGCCGAGCGGGCGATCGACGAACTCTCCGGTGGTCAACGTCAGCGGGCTTGGCTGTCGATGGCGCTGGCCCAGAGCACCGACCTGCTCCTGCTCGACGAGCCGACGACCTACCTGGACCTGTCCCACCAGGTGGATGTGCTGGATCTGATCGGTCGGCTGCACGACGACAGTGGGCGTACGGTGGTGATGGTGCTGCACGACCTGAATCTCGCCGCCCGCTACGTCGACCGGCTGGTGGCGATGAAGGATGGTGTGATCGTGGCCGAGGGTCGGCCGCACGAGGTGCTCACCGAGGAATTACTGGCGGACGTGTTCGAACTGCGCGCGCGCGTTATCGAGGATCCGGTGATGGGTACGCCGATGGTCGTACCCGTGGGCGGGCGCCGCACGTCCGCGGCAGTGACGGACGGCGCGGTGACCCCGCGGCCGGGCACGTGA
- a CDS encoding FecCD family ABC transporter permease produces MTRVLDTEREVTAAGKVPGRAPLRLGPASGVFRLRPLLVLLGGLVVLLVVFASNVALGEYPISPLGVLSTLVGGGDSADRLVVLQLRLPRSLTGLLVGAALGLAGAVTQAIIRNPLASPDILGITHGAGAAATAVIVFGGSLGGVSGLIASVGVPIVALLGGVVTGIVLYLLAYRRGVESFRLVLVGVGINALAVNVTLWLLTLGDVQDAGRAMVWLTGSLNARGWENAVPVGLALAVLVPVTLIGAHVLGALQFDDDTMRGLGVRINLSRSVLLLAAVTLASIAAAAAGPIPFVALAVPQIALRLARTARPPLLGSMVLGATLVVGADVISRTVFGTLELPVGIITAILGAPYLIYLIVHRYRRVGS; encoded by the coding sequence GTGACCCGCGTTCTGGACACCGAGCGGGAGGTCACCGCCGCAGGCAAGGTCCCCGGCCGTGCACCGCTGCGGCTCGGCCCCGCCTCCGGGGTGTTCCGGCTGCGACCACTGCTGGTCCTGCTGGGGGGACTGGTCGTACTGCTGGTGGTGTTCGCGAGCAATGTGGCGCTGGGCGAATACCCGATCTCGCCGCTGGGCGTGCTGAGCACGTTGGTCGGCGGCGGCGACAGCGCCGACCGGTTGGTGGTTCTGCAGCTACGACTGCCTCGGTCGCTGACCGGGTTGCTGGTGGGCGCCGCGCTGGGACTGGCCGGAGCCGTGACGCAGGCCATCATCCGCAATCCGCTGGCCAGCCCGGACATCCTCGGCATCACGCATGGTGCGGGCGCCGCCGCCACCGCGGTGATCGTGTTCGGCGGCAGTCTGGGAGGTGTCAGCGGCCTGATCGCCTCGGTGGGGGTGCCGATCGTGGCCCTGCTCGGCGGGGTTGTCACCGGCATCGTGCTCTACCTGCTGGCCTATCGCCGGGGGGTGGAGTCGTTCCGGCTCGTACTGGTCGGCGTCGGCATCAACGCACTGGCCGTCAACGTGACCCTGTGGTTGCTCACGCTCGGTGATGTGCAGGACGCGGGCCGGGCGATGGTGTGGCTGACCGGCAGCCTCAACGCCCGGGGTTGGGAGAACGCCGTTCCGGTGGGGCTGGCGCTGGCCGTCCTCGTCCCGGTGACCCTCATCGGCGCACACGTGCTCGGCGCGCTGCAGTTCGACGACGACACGATGCGCGGGCTCGGAGTGCGCATCAACCTGTCGCGCAGTGTCCTGCTGCTGGCCGCGGTCACCCTGGCCTCGATCGCCGCTGCCGCCGCGGGCCCGATTCCGTTCGTTGCCCTGGCCGTTCCGCAGATCGCCCTGCGCCTCGCCCGCACCGCACGACCACCGTTGCTCGGCTCGATGGTGCTGGGGGCAACGCTGGTCGTGGGGGCCGACGTGATTTCGCGGACGGTTTTCGGCACGCTCGAACTGCCCGTCGGGATCATCACGGCGATCCTCGGCGCCCCGTACCTGATCTACCTGATCGTCCACCGGTATCGGAGGGTTGGCTCTTGA
- a CDS encoding FecCD family ABC transporter permease has product MSRSVTVSEPHPPGADGAGPGPLEEVSESEGRIAARRRRRLVGVGALAGLLVLSCLLSLLIGAKLIPPTEVWTALWDRGNTANALIIHELRIPRTWAGILAGAALGLAGALLQGHTRNPIADPSILGITQGAGLAVVLAVFNLGITSMLGFIWFGFGGALLGALIVFAIGSIGRGGSTPVTLALAGAAISALLQAITSALVLLDRQSLDTYRFWKVGSVAVTDPSLIRQVLPFLLLGLVLGLANAAGLNALSLGEDVARSLGHHVGRSRTMGIAAIAVLVGAAVAMCGPISFVGLIVPHIARFFTGADHRWLLPFSTLLGSCLVLLADVVGRVVARPSEIQVGVMLAMVGAPFFIALVRRRKLVRL; this is encoded by the coding sequence GTGAGTCGCAGTGTCACGGTGAGCGAACCTCACCCACCGGGCGCTGACGGTGCGGGCCCAGGGCCGCTCGAGGAGGTGTCCGAGAGCGAGGGCAGGATCGCTGCGCGGCGCCGCAGGCGGCTGGTCGGAGTCGGTGCCCTTGCCGGGCTGCTCGTACTGAGTTGCCTGCTGAGCCTGCTGATCGGGGCGAAGCTCATTCCGCCCACCGAGGTGTGGACCGCGCTGTGGGACCGGGGGAACACCGCGAACGCCCTCATCATTCACGAGCTGCGGATTCCCCGGACGTGGGCGGGAATCCTGGCAGGGGCCGCTTTGGGGCTCGCGGGTGCACTGCTGCAGGGCCACACCCGGAACCCGATCGCCGACCCGAGCATCCTCGGTATCACCCAAGGAGCGGGCCTGGCCGTGGTGCTGGCGGTGTTCAACCTGGGCATCACGAGCATGCTCGGATTCATCTGGTTCGGTTTCGGGGGCGCGCTGCTCGGCGCACTGATCGTCTTCGCGATCGGCTCCATCGGCCGGGGTGGGTCGACGCCGGTCACGCTCGCGCTGGCCGGGGCGGCGATCAGCGCTCTGCTCCAGGCCATCACCTCCGCGCTGGTGCTGCTCGATCGGCAAAGTCTGGACACCTACCGGTTCTGGAAGGTGGGCTCGGTCGCCGTCACCGACCCCTCGTTGATCCGGCAGGTCCTGCCGTTCCTGCTCCTCGGCTTGGTGCTGGGGTTGGCCAACGCTGCCGGACTCAACGCGCTCTCACTCGGTGAGGACGTCGCCCGCTCGCTGGGGCATCACGTGGGGCGGTCCCGCACGATGGGTATCGCGGCGATCGCCGTGCTCGTCGGTGCCGCGGTCGCGATGTGCGGACCGATCAGTTTCGTCGGTCTCATCGTTCCGCACATCGCACGGTTCTTCACCGGGGCCGACCATCGCTGGTTGCTGCCGTTCTCGACGCTGCTGGGATCGTGCTTGGTGCTGCTGGCCGATGTCGTCGGCCGTGTCGTGGCCCGGCCTTCGGAGATTCAGGTGGGGGTCATGCTGGCGATGGTCGGTGCGCCGTTTTTCATCGCGCTCGTACGCCGCAGGAAGTTGGTGCGGTTGTGA
- a CDS encoding ABC transporter substrate-binding protein has protein sequence MSTFGRLTRAATRVVALGAACGLATLGVTACGTQEQAQSGGDTRVVEHAMGTTEITGEPTRVVTLDATFTSAVMALEEQVVGYATFGGRKELPKYLGKDRKTYGAKAEWVGTLSNPNLEKIVQLKPDLILSAKVRHEQLYEQLSEIAPTVFSQTTGGTWKQNLRLTGKALGKQELAEKTLAAYEKRAKTVGDNIRDAVGHNPTMSIVRFAGEPTVRLYTKKSFPGIVQSDTGLARPKGQPTGDGIAVNLSQERILELDAEHIFITVYPDKAGDAAETKRAFQSNPLWSKLSGEKHTVSDLTWMTSVGLHGAHVILDDLAATFGVDPAR, from the coding sequence ATGTCCACATTCGGACGACTGACACGGGCGGCCACCCGCGTGGTGGCTCTCGGAGCCGCATGCGGACTCGCCACACTGGGAGTCACGGCATGCGGTACGCAGGAGCAGGCGCAGTCCGGCGGTGACACGCGTGTGGTCGAGCACGCGATGGGCACCACCGAAATCACCGGCGAGCCCACGCGCGTCGTCACGCTGGATGCCACGTTCACCAGCGCCGTCATGGCACTGGAGGAGCAGGTCGTGGGATACGCGACCTTCGGTGGACGCAAGGAACTCCCGAAATACCTCGGCAAGGACCGAAAGACGTACGGGGCGAAGGCGGAATGGGTCGGCACCCTGTCCAACCCGAACCTGGAGAAGATCGTCCAGCTCAAGCCGGATCTGATCCTGTCGGCGAAAGTGCGCCACGAGCAGCTCTATGAACAGCTCTCCGAAATCGCACCCACGGTGTTCAGCCAAACCACCGGCGGTACGTGGAAGCAGAACCTGCGCCTGACCGGCAAGGCACTCGGAAAACAGGAGCTCGCCGAAAAGACGCTCGCTGCGTACGAGAAGCGGGCGAAAACCGTCGGCGACAACATCCGCGACGCTGTCGGCCACAACCCGACGATGTCGATCGTCCGATTCGCCGGTGAACCCACCGTGCGGCTCTACACGAAGAAGTCGTTCCCCGGAATCGTGCAGAGCGACACCGGCCTGGCCCGGCCGAAGGGACAACCCACCGGTGATGGCATCGCGGTGAACCTGAGCCAGGAAAGGATCCTGGAACTGGACGCCGAGCACATCTTCATCACCGTCTACCCGGACAAGGCCGGTGATGCCGCCGAGACCAAGCGCGCCTTCCAGTCGAATCCGCTCTGGAGCAAGCTCAGCGGCGAGAAGCACACGGTCAGCGATCTCACGTGGATGACCTCGGTGGGACTGCACGGTGCCCACGTGATCCTGGACGACCTCGCCGCCACGTTCGGCGTCGATCCGGCACGGTAA
- a CDS encoding histone-like nucleoid-structuring protein Lsr2 yields the protein MAQKVTVTLVDDLDGGQADETVEFALDGVSYQIDLSNENATELRDAMSGFLSSARRAGGRKKPGPRAGSSRAASSSGPTSADREQNQAIREWARKRGLKVSDRGRIPADIVEQYHKAH from the coding sequence ATGGCGCAGAAGGTCACGGTCACCCTTGTCGATGACTTGGATGGGGGACAGGCCGATGAAACCGTCGAGTTCGCGTTGGACGGCGTGTCGTACCAGATCGACCTTTCCAACGAGAATGCGACCGAGTTGCGCGACGCGATGAGCGGTTTCCTGTCCAGTGCTCGCCGCGCGGGCGGCCGCAAGAAGCCGGGGCCGCGTGCCGGTTCTTCGCGTGCTGCTTCTTCCAGCGGCCCGACGAGTGCGGACCGCGAGCAGAATCAGGCTATCCGGGAATGGGCGCGGAAGCGGGGTCTGAAGGTCTCCGACCGTGGTCGCATCCCGGCCGACATCGTCGAGCAGTACCACAAGGCGCACTGA
- the lysS gene encoding lysine--tRNA ligase: MNDQDRSTPVGGTEDLPEQLRVRREKRERLLAEGADPYPVALPITHSLAEVRTAHPDLPADTGTGDRVGVAGRVMFLRNTGKLCFATLRGGDGTELQAMLSRNEVGEELLAAWKADVDLGDHVFVQGEVITSRRGELSVMADEWRMAAKALRPLPVTHKDLAEETRVRQRYVDLIVREQAADTVRTRAGTLRALRDSFHRRNYIEVETPMLQTLQGGAAARPFVTHSHAFDMDLFLRIAPELYLKRCVVGGIEKVFEINRNFRNEGSDSSHSPEFAMLEFYEAYSDYNSMAELTRALIQEAAESLFGTQVVTWADGTDYDLSGQWSTLTMYGSLSEALGSEITPETTVETLRKHAEDAGLSQLDPAFGHGKLVEELWEYLVGNHLYAPTFVRDFPVETAPLTRQHRTRPGLAEKWDLYIRGFELATGYSELVDPVVERARLEEQARQAAAGDAEAMPVDEDFLRALEYGMPPCGGVGMGIDRLLMALTGLGIRETILFPLVRPE; encoded by the coding sequence GTGAATGACCAGGATCGATCCACCCCTGTTGGCGGCACCGAGGACCTTCCCGAACAGCTGCGGGTGCGTCGGGAGAAACGGGAGCGGCTGCTGGCCGAGGGAGCCGACCCGTACCCCGTGGCCCTGCCGATCACGCATTCTCTCGCCGAGGTGCGCACCGCTCACCCGGACCTGCCCGCCGATACCGGCACCGGTGATCGCGTCGGTGTGGCCGGGCGCGTGATGTTCCTGCGCAATACCGGCAAGCTCTGCTTCGCCACGCTGCGCGGCGGCGATGGTACCGAACTCCAGGCGATGCTGAGCCGCAATGAGGTCGGCGAGGAACTCCTCGCCGCGTGGAAGGCGGACGTCGATCTCGGCGACCACGTCTTCGTGCAGGGTGAGGTCATCACCTCGCGCCGGGGAGAGCTGTCGGTGATGGCCGACGAGTGGCGCATGGCGGCCAAGGCGCTTCGTCCGCTGCCGGTGACGCACAAGGACCTCGCCGAGGAGACGCGAGTACGGCAACGCTATGTCGATCTGATCGTGCGTGAGCAGGCGGCGGATACGGTGCGTACCCGTGCGGGCACCTTGCGAGCGCTGCGGGACTCCTTCCATCGGCGGAATTACATCGAGGTGGAGACCCCCATGCTGCAGACACTGCAGGGGGGAGCCGCAGCACGCCCGTTCGTGACTCATTCCCACGCGTTCGACATGGACCTCTTCCTGCGGATCGCGCCGGAGCTCTATCTCAAGCGTTGCGTGGTCGGCGGGATCGAGAAGGTTTTTGAGATCAATCGCAACTTCCGCAACGAGGGCAGTGATTCTTCCCACTCTCCCGAGTTTGCGATGCTCGAGTTTTACGAGGCTTACTCGGATTACAACTCGATGGCCGAACTCACTCGTGCGCTGATCCAGGAAGCCGCGGAGTCCTTGTTCGGAACTCAGGTGGTCACCTGGGCCGACGGTACCGACTACGATCTGTCCGGCCAGTGGTCGACACTGACGATGTACGGCTCGTTGTCGGAGGCGCTGGGTTCCGAGATCACGCCGGAAACGACGGTGGAAACTCTGCGCAAGCACGCCGAGGATGCCGGTTTGTCCCAGCTCGATCCCGCTTTCGGGCACGGCAAACTGGTCGAGGAACTGTGGGAGTACCTCGTCGGCAACCACCTCTACGCTCCGACGTTCGTGCGGGACTTTCCGGTGGAGACGGCACCGTTGACTCGGCAGCACCGCACCCGGCCCGGACTGGCGGAGAAATGGGACCTCTACATCCGGGGTTTCGAACTCGCCACCGGCTACTCCGAACTGGTCGATCCGGTCGTGGAACGCGCTCGGCTGGAGGAACAGGCCCGACAGGCCGCTGCCGGTGATGCCGAGGCGATGCCGGTGGACGAGGACTTTCTGCGCGCTCTCGAGTACGGAATGCCGCCGTGCGGTGGAGTGGGGATGGGAATCGATCGCTTGTTGATGGCGTTGACCGGTCTCGGTATCCGCGAAACGATCCTGTTCCCACTGGTGCGTCCGGAATGA
- a CDS encoding type III pantothenate kinase, whose translation MLLAIDVGNTNIVLGLYDDAAGDTAGPGSDAGAARRPKAEAPLVRNWRMRTEPRMTADELAFTMRGLLGEYADKITGIAALSTVPALLRELRVMLGRYWSDVPRVVVEPGVRTGVPLMVDNPKEVGADRVINTLAAHHLHACNCVVVDFGTSTNIDAISAKGEFLGGAFAPGIEISLDALASRAAQLRKVELARPRSVIGKNTVECLQSGILYGFVGQVDGLVRRIVADLEETHGGPTTVLATGGLAPLIVTESQMISHHVPELTLLGLRLVFDRNFG comes from the coding sequence GTGCTGCTCGCCATCGACGTCGGCAACACCAACATCGTGCTCGGTCTCTACGATGATGCCGCAGGCGATACGGCAGGTCCGGGATCGGATGCCGGTGCAGCGCGCCGCCCCAAGGCCGAGGCTCCGCTGGTCCGGAACTGGCGGATGCGAACCGAGCCGCGGATGACCGCCGATGAGCTCGCGTTCACCATGCGGGGATTGCTCGGCGAGTATGCGGACAAGATCACCGGTATTGCGGCGTTGTCCACGGTTCCCGCACTGCTGCGCGAGTTGCGCGTGATGCTGGGCAGGTACTGGAGCGATGTGCCGCGTGTGGTCGTCGAACCGGGCGTGCGCACGGGTGTTCCGCTGATGGTGGACAACCCCAAGGAAGTCGGCGCCGACCGGGTGATCAACACCCTGGCCGCTCACCACCTGCACGCCTGCAACTGTGTCGTGGTGGATTTCGGCACTTCCACCAACATCGATGCGATCTCCGCGAAGGGAGAGTTCCTGGGCGGTGCTTTCGCGCCCGGCATCGAGATCTCGCTGGACGCTCTCGCTTCCCGTGCCGCGCAGTTGCGCAAGGTCGAGTTGGCCCGGCCGCGTTCGGTGATCGGCAAGAACACCGTCGAATGCCTGCAGTCGGGCATTCTCTACGGCTTCGTCGGGCAGGTGGATGGTTTGGTGCGACGTATCGTGGCGGACCTGGAGGAGACGCACGGTGGTCCGACCACGGTTCTGGCCACGGGAGGGCTGGCACCGCTGATCGTCACCGAGTCGCAGATGATTTCGCACCATGTTCCCGAATTGACTCTGCTCGGGCTGCGCCTGGTCTTCGACCGTAACTTCGGCTGA
- the panD gene encoding aspartate 1-decarboxylase, whose translation MFRTMLKSKIHRATVTEADLHYVGSVTVDSALMEAADLLDGEQVTIVDVTNGTRLETYVITGERDSGVIGINGAAAHLVHPGDLVILISYGVMDELEARSLRPRVLFVDADNRIVEQGQDPGHAPAGSGLASTAVSVTSAVGETAPAETDDAAKLDALLQHPEV comes from the coding sequence ATGTTCCGCACAATGCTGAAGTCCAAGATCCATCGCGCCACGGTGACCGAGGCGGACCTGCACTACGTCGGGTCGGTCACGGTGGATTCCGCTCTGATGGAGGCAGCGGATCTCCTGGACGGTGAACAGGTCACGATCGTGGACGTGACCAACGGAACACGGTTGGAAACGTATGTCATCACCGGGGAGCGAGACTCCGGGGTGATCGGCATCAACGGTGCGGCCGCGCATCTGGTGCATCCGGGTGACCTGGTGATTCTGATCTCCTACGGGGTGATGGATGAACTGGAGGCGCGCTCGCTGCGCCCGCGGGTGCTGTTCGTCGATGCCGACAACCGCATCGTCGAGCAGGGGCAGGATCCGGGGCATGCGCCGGCGGGCTCGGGGCTGGCGAGTACGGCGGTCTCGGTGACCTCCGCGGTCGGTGAGACCGCACCGGCCGAAACCGATGACGCCGCGAAGCTCGACGCTCTGCTGCAGCACCCCGAGGTGTGA
- the panC gene encoding pantoate--beta-alanine ligase, with translation MTPTTSDSVGAGPGYTPGTVTVHRHPAELAKVTRALRSTGRTITLVPTMGALHQGHRELIRRARRVPGSVTVVSIFVNPLQFGPGEDFERYPRPFDADVEVCREEGVELVLAPEREDVYGTDPRITVDPGSLAHQLEGASRPGHFAGVLTIVAKLFNIVGPDLALFGEKDYQQLALVRRMSRELNFGVAVQGIPLIRESDGLALSSRNAYLTGEQREAALSLSAALAAGVHAAAAGPEAVLAAAREVLDSEPLVRVDYLELRDIELGPAPAEGEARLLIAAMVGETRLIDNALVPLGDSADAPPVEPPPSPPETP, from the coding sequence ATGACACCGACCACCTCGGACAGCGTCGGCGCCGGGCCCGGTTACACCCCGGGGACCGTGACCGTGCATCGCCACCCCGCGGAACTGGCGAAGGTCACTCGGGCCCTGCGCAGCACCGGCCGTACGATCACGCTGGTGCCCACGATGGGGGCCTTGCACCAGGGGCATCGTGAGCTGATCCGCCGCGCTCGCCGCGTGCCCGGCAGCGTGACCGTGGTATCGATCTTCGTCAATCCACTGCAGTTCGGGCCGGGCGAGGACTTCGAGCGTTACCCCCGCCCGTTCGACGCCGATGTCGAGGTCTGCCGTGAGGAAGGGGTCGAGCTGGTCCTCGCGCCGGAACGCGAGGATGTTTACGGCACCGATCCGCGGATCACCGTCGATCCCGGATCGCTGGCCCACCAGCTCGAGGGTGCCAGCAGGCCGGGGCACTTCGCGGGGGTGCTCACCATCGTGGCGAAGCTGTTCAACATCGTCGGCCCCGACCTGGCGCTGTTCGGGGAGAAGGATTACCAGCAGCTCGCGCTGGTGCGTCGGATGTCGCGGGAGCTGAACTTCGGCGTGGCCGTTCAGGGCATTCCGCTGATCCGCGAATCGGATGGTCTCGCGCTGTCGTCCCGCAACGCCTACCTCACCGGTGAACAGCGGGAGGCGGCCTTGAGCCTGTCTGCGGCACTCGCGGCAGGGGTGCATGCCGCGGCAGCGGGGCCGGAGGCGGTGCTGGCCGCCGCGCGCGAGGTTCTCGACAGCGAGCCACTCGTCCGGGTGGATTACCTGGAGTTGCGCGATATCGAGCTCGGCCCGGCACCCGCGGAGGGGGAGGCCCGCCTGCTGATCGCCGCGATGGTGGGCGAGACCAGGTTGATCGACAATGCGCTGGTGCCGCTCGGTGATTCCGCGGATGCTCCCCCGGTGGAGCCGCCGCCCTCTCCGCCGGAGACGCCATGA
- a CDS encoding Rossmann-like and DUF2520 domain-containing protein, which produces MRVGVVSAGRVGAVLGAALRRAGHHVMAVAAVSQASVRRAEELLPGVAVCPPDEVVRQADLVLLAVPDDVLDGMVRGLVATESLRAGQIVLHTSGAHGVEVLAPAAEVGALPVALHPAMTFTGRGEDIERLASSCVAVTAPEHDEAAWNVAEVLALELGAEPVRVPEQARKLYHAALTHGANHLITLVNECAQLLRDAGVEAADRVMAPLLSASLDNALRYGDRAITGPVSRGDAGTVRTHLAVLEDADPEVVPGYVELAKRTAERSVRSGILRAGDAAEVRDVLDEEQP; this is translated from the coding sequence CTGCGTGTCGGTGTCGTCTCGGCGGGACGAGTCGGTGCCGTCCTGGGGGCCGCATTGCGGCGCGCCGGTCACCACGTCATGGCGGTGGCCGCGGTATCACAGGCATCGGTGAGACGTGCGGAAGAGCTGCTGCCGGGTGTCGCGGTGTGCCCGCCCGACGAGGTGGTGCGGCAGGCGGACCTGGTGCTGTTGGCGGTACCGGACGATGTGCTGGACGGCATGGTGCGTGGACTGGTCGCCACGGAATCCCTGCGCGCCGGACAGATCGTGTTGCACACCTCCGGTGCGCATGGTGTCGAGGTGCTCGCTCCCGCCGCTGAAGTCGGTGCTCTGCCCGTTGCGCTGCACCCGGCCATGACGTTCACCGGCCGTGGTGAGGACATCGAGCGCCTGGCGAGCTCCTGTGTGGCGGTGACCGCGCCCGAACACGACGAGGCGGCGTGGAACGTCGCCGAAGTGCTGGCTCTGGAGCTCGGCGCCGAACCGGTCCGGGTCCCCGAGCAGGCTCGTAAGTTGTATCACGCCGCACTCACCCACGGGGCCAATCACCTCATTACGCTGGTCAACGAGTGTGCACAACTGCTGCGTGATGCCGGGGTCGAAGCAGCCGATCGAGTGATGGCACCGCTCCTGTCGGCATCATTGGACAACGCCTTGCGTTATGGCGACCGTGCGATCACAGGTCCGGTTTCGCGGGGCGATGCCGGAACCGTCCGTACGCATCTCGCAGTGTTGGAGGATGCGGACCCCGAGGTCGTGCCCGGATATGTCGAGCTGGCGAAGCGGACCGCCGAGCGCTCCGTCCGATCCGGCATACTGCGCGCCGGCGACGCCGCCGAGGTGCGCGACGTACTCGACGAGGAGCAACCATGA
- a CDS encoding PrsW family intramembrane metalloprotease, translated as MSNPDLSGARRLQSYKHHAVGWPVAILIVLGICGLSMLGIATARVGYLAVVVGATAALLPVGAVFAAIVWIDRWEPEPPRLLLGAFLWGAGGATACALLLNDAMTGFGRFLFNGDAKTFFALVVTAPLVEEAAKALFVVALWFRRRSEFNGAVDGIVYAALTAAGFAFIENIFYFGKAFAQAGVGSIGGGVIAVFIMRGILAPFSHPLFGSMVGIGIGLAAGTRLRGMRLVWPVLGYLLAVVLHAAWNGATLLGGVGFLNIYFLIMVPIFVGTGWLVIWQRKREQRIVAQQLPALHRAGLIVSSEVDMLASLSERRGWQRTVRRSAGHEAAKAVRDYQIAVTELAFLQHRAEQGRTTSAVRRARREKLIEDLKSARRSAAGSQHAFETARIKLGELTRMTPSRPPGNQPPGNRPSGR; from the coding sequence GTGTCCAATCCTGATCTTTCGGGTGCGCGCAGGCTCCAGTCCTACAAGCATCATGCCGTGGGCTGGCCCGTTGCGATCCTGATCGTGCTCGGCATCTGCGGCCTGAGCATGCTCGGCATCGCCACTGCACGGGTCGGTTACCTGGCGGTCGTGGTGGGTGCGACCGCGGCGCTGTTGCCGGTCGGGGCGGTCTTCGCCGCCATCGTGTGGATCGATCGGTGGGAACCGGAGCCTCCGCGGCTGTTGCTCGGTGCCTTCCTGTGGGGAGCCGGTGGCGCTACGGCGTGCGCGTTGCTGCTCAACGACGCCATGACCGGCTTCGGGCGTTTCCTGTTCAACGGGGATGCCAAGACGTTCTTCGCACTGGTCGTGACGGCACCGTTGGTCGAGGAGGCCGCCAAGGCACTGTTCGTGGTGGCATTGTGGTTCCGGCGCCGTTCGGAGTTCAACGGTGCCGTCGACGGGATCGTGTACGCGGCGCTGACTGCGGCGGGGTTCGCGTTCATCGAGAACATCTTCTACTTCGGCAAGGCCTTCGCGCAGGCCGGTGTGGGCAGCATCGGTGGCGGTGTGATCGCGGTTTTCATCATGCGCGGAATCCTCGCCCCGTTCTCGCATCCGCTGTTCGGTTCGATGGTGGGGATCGGTATCGGGCTGGCGGCGGGTACTCGGCTTCGCGGGATGCGTCTCGTGTGGCCCGTGCTCGGCTACCTGCTCGCCGTCGTGCTGCATGCGGCGTGGAACGGGGCGACGCTGCTGGGCGGTGTGGGATTCCTCAACATCTACTTTCTGATCATGGTGCCGATCTTCGTGGGCACCGGTTGGTTGGTGATCTGGCAGCGCAAGCGAGAGCAGCGCATCGTCGCACAGCAGTTGCCCGCGCTGCATCGGGCTGGGCTGATCGTGTCCAGTGAGGTGGACATGCTCGCGAGCCTGTCCGAGCGGCGTGGCTGGCAGCGCACGGTACGCCGCAGCGCAGGCCACGAAGCCGCCAAGGCGGTGCGTGACTACCAGATTGCCGTGACCGAGCTGGCGTTTCTGCAGCATCGCGCCGAGCAGGGCCGTACGACCAGCGCCGTGCGTCGGGCACGTCGGGAGAAGCTGATCGAGGATCTCAAGTCGGCGCGTCGTTCGGCGGCAGGCTCGCAGCATGCGTTCGAAACCGCGCGTATCAAGCTGGGCGAGCTGACCCGGATGACTCCGAGTCGGCCGCCCGGGAATCAGCCGCCCGGGAATCGGCCGTCGGGTCGGTGA